One region of Streptomyces sp. NBC_00442 genomic DNA includes:
- a CDS encoding DUF2550 domain-containing protein, with protein sequence MTLALLVCGLVVALVLVGLFVFGLRRRLIQRSGGTFDCSLRWGLPETPDTSGKGWVYGVARYNGDRIEWFRVFSYAMRPRRVLERSAIDVVSRRLPEGEEELALLSDAIILGCTHRGTRLELAMSEDALTGFLAWLEAAPPGQRVNVA encoded by the coding sequence ATGACTCTCGCTCTGCTTGTGTGTGGCCTGGTCGTCGCGCTGGTACTGGTGGGACTCTTCGTCTTCGGTCTGCGCCGGCGGCTGATCCAGCGTTCCGGGGGGACGTTCGACTGCAGTCTGCGCTGGGGCCTTCCGGAGACGCCGGACACCAGTGGCAAGGGCTGGGTGTACGGGGTGGCCCGCTACAACGGTGACCGGATCGAGTGGTTCCGCGTCTTCTCGTACGCGATGAGGCCGCGCCGCGTGCTGGAGCGGTCCGCCATCGACGTGGTGTCGCGTCGCCTTCCCGAGGGCGAGGAAGAGCTGGCGCTGCTGTCCGATGCGATCATTCTGGGGTGTACGCATCGGGGTACGCGACTCGAACTCGCGATGAGCGAGGACGCGCTGACGGGTTTCCTGGCCTGGCTGGAAGCGGCCCCGCCCGGCCAGCGGGTCAACGTGGCCTAG
- a CDS encoding cob(I)yrinic acid a,c-diamide adenosyltransferase — protein MVNLTRIYTRTGDQGTTALGDMSRTAKTDLRISAYADANEANAVIGTAIALGQLSEEVVKVLVRIQNDLFDVGADLATPVAENPEYPPLRVEQSYVDKLEADCDRFLEDLEKLRSFILPGGTAGAALLHQACTVVRRAERSTWAALEVHGEVMNALTATYLNRLSDLLFILARTANAGVGDVLWVPGGER, from the coding sequence ATGGTCAATCTGACGCGCATCTACACCCGCACCGGCGACCAGGGCACGACCGCCCTCGGGGACATGAGCCGGACCGCCAAGACCGATCTGCGGATCTCGGCGTACGCCGACGCCAATGAGGCCAATGCCGTCATCGGCACGGCCATCGCGCTCGGGCAGCTGTCCGAGGAGGTCGTGAAGGTACTCGTCCGGATCCAGAACGACCTCTTCGACGTCGGCGCCGACCTCGCGACGCCGGTCGCCGAGAACCCGGAGTACCCGCCGTTGCGGGTGGAGCAGTCCTACGTCGACAAGCTGGAGGCGGACTGCGACCGCTTCCTGGAGGACCTGGAGAAACTGCGCAGCTTCATCCTGCCGGGCGGCACGGCGGGCGCGGCGCTGCTGCACCAGGCGTGCACGGTGGTGCGGCGCGCGGAACGCTCGACGTGGGCGGCGCTCGAGGTCCACGGCGAGGTCATGAACGCCCTGACGGCGACGTACCTGAACCGGCTCTCCGACCTTCTGTTCATCCTGGCGCGGACGGCGAACGCGGGAGTGGGGGACGTTTTGTGGGTGCCGGGGGGTGAGCGCTGA
- a CDS encoding response regulator transcription factor has translation MTIRVVVAEDQSAVRAGLVLILSSAPDIEVAGEAADGERAVELARALRPDLVLMDIQMPKLDGVAATAVVTGEGLADVLVLTTFDLDAYVFGALRAGASGFLLKSTEAKDLIEAVRTVARGEGLIAPAVTRRLIAEFASSPAPPPRPAALDTLTRREGEVLSCLGRGLSNAEIAACLGMAEATVKTHVSRALGKLKLRSRVQAAVLAQELGI, from the coding sequence ATGACGATCCGGGTGGTGGTCGCCGAGGACCAGTCGGCGGTACGGGCCGGCCTCGTCCTGATCCTCTCCAGCGCCCCCGACATCGAGGTGGCGGGCGAGGCGGCGGACGGCGAGCGGGCGGTGGAGCTCGCCCGTGCGCTGCGCCCCGACCTGGTCCTGATGGACATCCAGATGCCGAAGCTGGACGGGGTCGCGGCGACCGCGGTGGTGACCGGCGAGGGACTCGCCGACGTCCTGGTCCTGACCACCTTCGACCTCGACGCGTACGTGTTCGGGGCGCTGCGGGCGGGCGCGTCGGGGTTCCTGCTCAAGAGCACGGAGGCCAAGGACCTCATCGAGGCGGTGCGCACGGTGGCGCGCGGCGAAGGCCTGATCGCCCCGGCCGTCACCCGGCGCCTCATCGCGGAATTCGCCTCGTCCCCGGCACCGCCGCCGCGTCCCGCGGCGCTCGACACCCTGACCCGGCGCGAGGGCGAGGTCCTTTCGTGCCTGGGCCGCGGCCTGTCCAACGCGGAGATCGCGGCATGCCTCGGCATGGCGGAGGCCACCGTGAAGACGCACGTCAGCAGGGCCCTGGGAAAGCTGAAGCTGCGCAGCCGCGTCCAAGCGGCCGTACTGGCACAGGAGTTGGGGATCTGA
- the atpD gene encoding F0F1 ATP synthase subunit beta, which translates to MTTTVETAVATGRVARVIGPVVDVEFPVDAMPEIYNALHVQVADPAEDGKLKTLTLEVAQHLGDGIVRAISMQPTDGLVRQAPVTDTGNGITVPVGDFTKGKVFNTLGEVLNKPEENANIGERWPIHRKAPNFDQLESKTEMFETGVKVIDLLTPYVKGGKIGLFGGAGVGKTVLIQEMIYRVANNHDGVSVFAGVGERTREGNDLIEEMQDSGVIDKTALVFGQMDEPPGTRLRVALAGLTMAEYFRDVQKQDVLFFIDNIFRYTQAGSEVSTLLGRMPSAVGYQPNLADEMGLLQERITSTRGHSITSMQAIYVPADDLTDPAPATTFAHLDATTVLSRPISEKGIYPAVDPLDSTSRILDPRYIAQEHYDAAMRVKTILQKYKDLQDIIAILGIDELGEEDKLVVHRARRVERFLSQNTHVAKQFTGVDGSDVPLEESIVAFNQICDGEYDHFPEQAFFMCGGLEDLKANAKELGVS; encoded by the coding sequence ATGACGACCACTGTTGAGACGGCCGTTGCCACGGGCCGCGTCGCCCGGGTCATCGGCCCGGTCGTCGACGTGGAGTTCCCCGTCGACGCGATGCCGGAGATCTACAACGCGCTGCACGTCCAGGTGGCCGACCCGGCCGAGGACGGCAAGCTCAAGACGCTGACGCTCGAAGTCGCCCAGCACCTGGGTGACGGCATCGTCCGCGCGATCTCGATGCAGCCCACCGACGGTCTGGTCCGCCAGGCCCCGGTGACCGACACGGGCAACGGCATCACGGTGCCGGTCGGCGACTTCACCAAGGGCAAGGTGTTCAACACCCTCGGCGAGGTGCTGAACAAGCCCGAGGAGAACGCCAACATCGGCGAGCGCTGGCCGATCCACCGCAAGGCGCCCAACTTCGACCAGCTCGAGTCCAAGACCGAGATGTTCGAGACCGGCGTCAAGGTCATCGACCTTCTCACCCCGTACGTCAAGGGTGGAAAGATCGGCCTGTTCGGTGGTGCCGGTGTCGGCAAGACCGTCCTCATCCAGGAAATGATCTACCGCGTGGCCAACAACCACGACGGTGTGTCGGTGTTCGCCGGTGTCGGCGAGCGCACCCGTGAGGGCAACGACCTCATCGAGGAAATGCAGGACTCGGGCGTCATCGACAAGACCGCCCTTGTCTTCGGTCAGATGGACGAGCCGCCGGGCACGCGTCTGCGCGTCGCCCTGGCCGGTCTGACGATGGCGGAGTACTTCCGTGACGTCCAGAAGCAGGACGTCCTCTTCTTCATCGACAACATCTTCCGGTACACCCAGGCGGGTTCCGAGGTGTCGACCCTGCTCGGCCGCATGCCCTCCGCGGTGGGTTACCAGCCGAACCTGGCCGACGAGATGGGTCTCCTGCAGGAGCGCATCACCTCGACCCGTGGTCACTCGATCACCTCGATGCAGGCGATCTACGTCCCCGCGGACGACCTGACCGACCCGGCTCCGGCCACCACGTTCGCCCACCTCGACGCGACGACGGTTCTCTCCCGTCCGATCTCCGAGAAGGGCATCTACCCGGCCGTGGACCCGCTGGACTCCACGTCCCGCATCCTGGACCCGCGCTACATCGCGCAGGAGCACTACGACGCCGCCATGCGCGTCAAGACGATCCTGCAGAAGTACAAGGACCTCCAGGACATCATCGCCATCCTCGGCATCGACGAGCTCGGCGAAGAGGACAAGCTGGTCGTGCACCGTGCCCGCCGCGTGGAGCGCTTCCTGTCGCAGAACACGCACGTCGCCAAGCAGTTCACCGGCGTCGACGGTTCGGACGTCCCGCTGGAAGAGTCGATCGTCGCGTTCAACCAGATCTGCGACGGCGAGTACGACCACTTCCCCGAGCAGGCGTTCTTCATGTGCGGTGGCCTGGAAGACCTCAAGGCCAACGCCAAGGAGCTGGGCGTCTCCTGA
- a CDS encoding F0F1 ATP synthase subunit epsilon: MATELHVELVAADRSVWSGEATLVVARTTSGDIGVMPGHQPLLGVLESGPVTIRTSEGGTVVAAVHGGFISFADNKLSLLAEVAELADEIDVQRAERALESAKSESDAAAERRADVRLRAVAKG, from the coding sequence ATGGCTACTGAGCTGCACGTCGAGCTCGTCGCCGCGGACCGCAGTGTCTGGTCCGGCGAGGCCACCCTGGTCGTCGCGCGCACCACGTCCGGCGACATCGGCGTCATGCCCGGTCACCAGCCGCTCCTTGGTGTGCTGGAGTCGGGCCCGGTGACGATCCGTACGAGCGAGGGCGGCACCGTCGTCGCGGCGGTGCACGGTGGATTCATCTCCTTCGCCGACAACAAGCTGTCGCTGCTCGCCGAGGTCGCCGAGCTGGCGGACGAGATCGATGTCCAGCGTGCCGAGCGTGCGCTGGAGAGTGCGAAGTCGGAGTCGGACGCCGCGGCCGAGCGGCGCGCCGATGTGCGACTGCGTGCGGTGGCGAAGGGCTAG
- a CDS encoding glycoside hydrolase family 18 chitinase — MSTARRIRTGFRSRAAAALTALALPVAALVGLASPAQAASSATATYAKSSDWGSGFGAGWTIKNTGTTALSSWTVEWDYPSGTSVTSAWDADVTSSGTHWTAKNKSYNGAIAPGASVTFGFNGAGSGSPSGCKLNGGSCDGTSTPPGDAPPSAPGTPAASNVTDTGVSLSWSAATDDKGVKNYDVYRGSAKIATVTGTTYADSGLTKGTTYTYSVTARDTADQTGPSSGSVSVTTTGGGGGPAPGGDKVRLGYFTDWGIYQRNYQVKNIVASGSASKLTHINYAFGNVTNGQCAIGDAYADYQKTYDASSSVDGTADTWDQPVAGNINQLRELKKKYPNIKILWSFGGWTWSGGFGQAAANPTAFANSCYSLVKDPRWADVFDGIDIDWEYPNACGLSCDTSGPAALKNVLAALRTKFGSSSLVTAAVTADGSTGGKMDAADYGGAASYVDWYNVMTYDFFGAWDAKGPTAPHSPLTSYNGIPIAGFNTDAAIQKYLGKGVPASKLNLGIGFYGRGWTGVTQDAPGGTATGPAPGTYEQGIEDYKVLKSACPVTGTIAGTAYAHCGSNWWSYDTPATITGKMTYVKNLGLRGAFFWEFSGDTSNGELLTAMDSGLK; from the coding sequence TTGAGTACCGCACGACGCATCCGTACGGGTTTCAGATCAAGAGCCGCAGCGGCCCTGACCGCACTCGCCCTCCCCGTGGCCGCCCTCGTCGGCCTCGCCTCCCCGGCCCAGGCCGCCTCCTCGGCGACGGCCACCTACGCCAAGTCCTCGGACTGGGGCTCCGGCTTCGGAGCCGGCTGGACCATCAAGAACACCGGCACCACGGCGCTGAGTTCCTGGACCGTGGAGTGGGACTACCCATCCGGTACGTCCGTGACCTCGGCCTGGGACGCGGACGTCACCAGCTCCGGCACCCACTGGACCGCCAAGAACAAGTCGTACAACGGCGCCATCGCGCCCGGCGCCAGCGTGACCTTCGGCTTCAACGGGGCCGGATCCGGATCGCCCTCGGGCTGCAAGCTCAACGGCGGTTCCTGCGACGGGACTTCGACGCCGCCCGGCGATGCCCCGCCCTCGGCCCCCGGCACCCCGGCCGCGAGCAACGTCACCGACACCGGCGTCTCGCTGTCCTGGTCCGCCGCGACCGACGACAAGGGCGTCAAGAACTACGACGTCTACCGGGGCTCCGCGAAGATCGCGACCGTCACCGGCACGACGTACGCCGACTCGGGCCTGACCAAGGGCACGACGTACACCTACAGCGTGACCGCCCGCGACACGGCCGACCAGACGGGGCCCTCCTCGGGCTCGGTCAGCGTCACGACCACCGGCGGGGGCGGCGGCCCCGCCCCCGGCGGCGACAAGGTGCGGCTCGGCTACTTCACCGACTGGGGCATCTACCAGCGCAACTACCAGGTGAAGAACATCGTCGCATCGGGCTCGGCGAGCAAGCTGACCCACATCAACTACGCGTTCGGCAACGTCACCAACGGCCAGTGCGCCATCGGTGACGCCTACGCCGACTACCAGAAGACGTACGACGCGTCCTCCAGCGTGGACGGCACCGCCGACACGTGGGACCAGCCGGTCGCGGGCAACATCAATCAGCTGCGCGAGCTGAAGAAGAAGTACCCGAACATCAAGATCCTGTGGTCCTTCGGCGGCTGGACGTGGTCCGGTGGCTTCGGCCAGGCCGCGGCCAACCCGACGGCGTTCGCCAACTCCTGCTACTCGCTGGTCAAGGACCCGCGCTGGGCCGATGTCTTCGACGGCATCGACATCGACTGGGAGTACCCGAACGCGTGCGGCCTGTCCTGTGACACCAGCGGTCCCGCGGCCCTGAAGAACGTGCTCGCGGCGCTGCGCACCAAGTTCGGCAGCTCGTCGCTGGTCACGGCGGCGGTCACGGCCGACGGCTCGACCGGCGGCAAGATGGACGCGGCGGACTACGGGGGCGCGGCGAGCTACGTCGACTGGTACAACGTGATGACGTACGACTTCTTCGGCGCGTGGGACGCGAAGGGCCCCACGGCCCCGCACTCCCCGCTCACCTCGTACAACGGCATCCCGATCGCGGGCTTCAACACGGACGCGGCGATCCAGAAGTACCTGGGCAAGGGCGTCCCGGCGAGCAAGCTCAACCTGGGCATCGGGTTCTACGGCCGTGGCTGGACGGGCGTCACCCAGGACGCGCCGGGCGGCACCGCGACGGGGCCGGCGCCGGGCACGTACGAGCAGGGCATCGAGGACTACAAGGTCCTGAAGTCCGCGTGCCCCGTGACCGGCACGATCGCGGGCACGGCGTACGCCCACTGCGGCAGCAACTGGTGGAGCTACGACACCCCGGCGACGATCACCGGCAAGATGACGTACGTGAAGAACCTGGGGCTCAGGGGGGCGTTCTTCTGGGAGTTCAGCGGTGACACGTCGAACGGCGAGCTGCTGACGGCGATGGACTCGGGCCTGAAGTAA
- a CDS encoding ABC transporter permease: MTASPLLSDTALIFGRYARQTLRSKFQILFGVLMPLLYLLFFGPLLTGMPLGSRGSSWQVLVPGLLLQLALFGASFAGFSVIIENNWGVVERMRVTPVSRLALLLGRVLRDAALFVFQAVLLVLAALVMGLRAPLAGILIGFAFVALLALSLASLSYALAMKVTTPQGFGPAVNAITMPSMLLSGLMLPMTLAPAWLNVLSHFTPFRYLVDAVRSAYLGSYATTTMLYGGLVAAGFAALAVTVGTRVFRTAGA; encoded by the coding sequence ATGACCGCCTCACCCCTGCTCTCCGACACCGCGCTGATCTTCGGCAGATACGCCCGCCAGACCCTGCGCTCCAAGTTCCAGATCCTCTTCGGCGTACTGATGCCGCTGCTCTACCTGCTCTTCTTCGGCCCGCTCCTGACGGGCATGCCGCTGGGCTCCCGAGGCAGCTCCTGGCAGGTGCTCGTCCCCGGGCTGCTCCTTCAACTCGCCCTGTTCGGCGCCTCGTTCGCGGGATTCTCGGTCATCATCGAGAACAACTGGGGCGTGGTGGAGCGCATGCGCGTGACCCCCGTCTCACGCCTTGCCCTGCTGCTGGGCCGTGTACTGCGGGATGCGGCGCTCTTCGTCTTCCAGGCGGTCCTGCTCGTGCTGGCCGCCCTGGTGATGGGCCTGCGCGCTCCGCTCGCGGGCATCCTGATCGGCTTCGCCTTCGTGGCGCTCCTGGCCCTGTCCCTGGCCTCGCTGTCGTACGCGCTCGCCATGAAGGTGACCACCCCGCAGGGATTCGGCCCCGCGGTCAACGCCATCACCATGCCCTCGATGCTGCTGTCCGGCCTGATGCTCCCCATGACGCTCGCCCCGGCATGGCTGAACGTGCTCTCCCACTTCACGCCGTTCCGCTATCTGGTGGACGCCGTGCGCTCCGCGTACCTCGGCTCGTACGCCACCACGACCATGCTGTACGGGGGCCTGGTGGCGGCCGGCTTCGCGGCGCTGGCCGTGACGGTGGGCACACGCGTCTTCCGGACGGCCGGAGCGTAA
- a CDS encoding ABC transporter ATP-binding protein: MAIISTAGLSRTFQSKAGPVEAVRGIDLTVRAGEILGFLGPNGAGKTTTLRMLTTLLPPTGGAATVAGHDLLREPAAVRRACGYVAQSGGVDPNISVREELITQGRLYRLTKPQAVERARELTDDLGLAGLLERRTSTLSGGQRRRLDIAMGLMHRPAVLFLDEPTTGLDPGSRADLWDLVRRIRADHGTTVFLTTHYLDEADALADRLVVVDKGVVVAEGTPADLKTRHAGGPGASLQDAFLAITGRSATPQESTPVAV, translated from the coding sequence ATGGCAATCATCAGCACGGCCGGGCTCTCCCGGACGTTCCAGAGCAAGGCGGGCCCGGTCGAGGCGGTGCGCGGCATCGACCTCACGGTCCGGGCGGGCGAGATCCTCGGCTTCCTCGGCCCCAACGGCGCGGGCAAGACCACGACCCTGCGCATGCTCACCACGCTGCTCCCGCCGACCGGCGGCGCCGCGACCGTGGCCGGGCACGACCTGCTGCGCGAGCCGGCGGCGGTGCGCCGGGCGTGCGGTTACGTCGCCCAGTCCGGCGGGGTCGATCCGAACATCTCGGTACGCGAGGAGCTGATCACCCAGGGCCGCCTGTACCGGCTGACCAAGCCCCAAGCGGTCGAGCGGGCACGGGAGTTGACCGACGACCTCGGCCTGGCCGGCCTCCTGGAACGCAGGACGTCGACGCTTTCCGGAGGCCAGCGGCGCCGCCTGGACATCGCGATGGGCCTGATGCACCGGCCCGCCGTGCTCTTCCTCGACGAGCCCACCACGGGTCTCGACCCGGGCAGCCGCGCCGACCTGTGGGACCTGGTCCGGCGGATCCGTGCCGACCACGGCACCACCGTCTTCCTCACCACCCACTACCTGGACGAGGCCGACGCGCTCGCCGACCGCCTGGTCGTCGTCGACAAGGGAGTGGTCGTGGCCGAAGGCACTCCTGCCGACCTCAAGACCCGGCACGCGGGCGGCCCCGGCGCCTCGCTCCAGGACGCCTTCCTCGCCATCACCGGGCGCAGTGCCACCCCGCAGGAATCCACCCCCGTAGCCGTCTAG
- a CDS encoding response regulator transcription factor, whose protein sequence is MSGPSRAGDILVVDDDDAVRRSLDRGLRLDGFRVRTADSGPAALAAIALRPPDVLVLDVSMPGMSGIEVCTALRRDGHDLPVLMLSALDETADRIAGLQAGGDDYLVKPFALQELVLRLHALLRRRPPAGHDVVRAYGLVIDPAARTAHRDGRALDLTRREYELLDVLARNAGIVLSRDQLLERVWGYDVDVRTDAVDTFVSYLRRKLEAGGAPRLVHTVRGVGFVLRERP, encoded by the coding sequence ATGAGCGGGCCGAGCCGTGCCGGAGACATTCTGGTCGTGGACGACGACGACGCGGTACGCCGCTCGCTCGACCGGGGGCTGCGGCTCGACGGCTTCCGGGTCCGCACCGCCGACAGCGGGCCGGCCGCGCTCGCCGCGATCGCGCTGCGGCCGCCCGATGTCCTGGTCCTGGACGTGTCCATGCCCGGCATGAGCGGCATCGAGGTGTGCACCGCCTTGCGGCGGGACGGGCACGACCTGCCCGTCCTGATGCTCTCGGCGCTCGACGAGACCGCCGACCGCATCGCCGGACTCCAGGCGGGCGGCGACGACTACCTGGTCAAACCGTTCGCGCTGCAAGAACTCGTGCTGCGCCTGCACGCCCTGCTGCGCCGGCGCCCGCCCGCCGGACACGACGTGGTCCGCGCCTACGGCCTCGTCATCGACCCGGCCGCCCGCACCGCCCACCGTGACGGACGCGCCCTCGACCTCACCCGGCGCGAGTACGAACTCCTCGATGTGCTCGCCCGCAACGCCGGGATCGTCCTCAGCCGCGACCAGCTGCTCGAACGGGTCTGGGGATACGACGTCGACGTACGCACCGACGCCGTCGACACCTTCGTCAGCTATCTGCGCCGCAAACTGGAAGCAGGCGGGGCGCCCCGGCTCGTCCACACCGTGCGCGGCGTCGGCTTCGTCCTGAGGGAGCGGCCGTGA
- a CDS encoding sensor histidine kinase — MFLPRPHRDDVLIAVAGLLGGLALWAVGLHTQGGRPLGGAWVLLPLAGTAVLELLRRTAPQAGLVLGTCLLVLDQFTLGSLATVVMFTDLAYAAVVYGTPAAARRIPVTTGLITIAVTIGFLAWFHKPEALLIGVVTGLVCFVPATTGALVRNHREAAESARLRAEQTALLAEMDRSQAVVAERARMARELHDMVANHLSAIAIHSTAALSLDDPATTRQALSVIRENSVDGLAEMRRLIGLLRDTGGRDEPAATPTLAGLGALIAQARTNGADSGLDVVLDDRRGELGPLPAPVELAAYRIVQESLTNALKHAAPGVVEVTLTRAGGLLAVRVTSPYGGRSGPRAPGSGAGLVGMRERAALLDGVFGAGPGTAPDGSDVWHVRAELPADEREWRT; from the coding sequence ATGTTCCTGCCCCGACCGCACCGCGACGACGTCCTCATCGCCGTGGCCGGGCTGCTCGGCGGGCTCGCGCTGTGGGCCGTGGGACTGCACACCCAGGGCGGCCGTCCGCTGGGCGGCGCCTGGGTGCTGCTGCCGCTCGCGGGAACGGCGGTCCTCGAACTGCTGCGCCGCACCGCTCCCCAGGCCGGCCTGGTGCTCGGCACCTGCCTGCTGGTCCTCGACCAGTTCACGCTGGGCAGCCTCGCCACGGTCGTGATGTTCACGGACCTGGCGTACGCGGCCGTCGTGTACGGCACCCCGGCGGCCGCGCGGCGCATCCCGGTCACGACCGGGCTGATCACGATCGCCGTGACGATCGGCTTCCTCGCCTGGTTCCACAAGCCCGAGGCGCTGCTCATCGGGGTGGTGACCGGTCTGGTCTGCTTCGTGCCCGCCACCACCGGAGCGCTGGTGCGCAATCACCGCGAGGCCGCCGAGAGCGCCCGGCTGCGCGCCGAACAGACGGCGCTGCTCGCCGAGATGGATCGCAGCCAGGCCGTGGTCGCCGAGCGGGCCCGGATGGCGCGCGAGCTGCACGACATGGTGGCCAACCACCTCTCGGCGATCGCCATCCACTCCACGGCCGCGCTCAGTCTGGACGATCCGGCCACCACCCGTCAGGCCCTGTCGGTCATCCGCGAGAACAGCGTCGACGGCCTCGCCGAGATGCGCCGGCTCATCGGGCTGCTGCGCGACACCGGCGGGCGCGACGAGCCCGCGGCGACGCCCACGCTCGCCGGGCTTGGCGCGCTGATCGCCCAGGCCCGCACCAACGGGGCCGACAGCGGGCTCGACGTCGTCCTCGACGACCGGCGCGGTGAGCTGGGGCCGCTGCCCGCGCCGGTGGAGCTCGCGGCGTACCGGATCGTGCAGGAGTCCCTCACCAACGCGCTCAAGCACGCGGCCCCCGGCGTCGTCGAAGTGACGCTCACCCGCGCGGGCGGGCTGCTCGCCGTGCGCGTCACCAGCCCGTACGGCGGCCGGTCGGGCCCGCGCGCGCCCGGCTCCGGTGCCGGTCTCGTCGGGATGCGCGAGCGCGCCGCACTGCTCGACGGCGTCTTCGGCGCGGGGCCCGGAACGGCTCCGGACGGGAGCGATGTGTGGCACGTGCGGGCCGAACTGCCCGCGGACGAAAGGGAATGGCGAACATGA
- a CDS encoding sensor histidine kinase, producing the protein MRLATRIALAVGVTVPLLVLACGWLLLTLVARDLHHAEDSHLRSRATAVAQDARTLLRAAANDRPSAEENRQRRLFNSALDVGVRLVGPDGTYSGGPQPDPSVALPAVTRAPVTVRGGGRSWRAYALPVTGAQVSGTLWVFEPDTASRAQIALVRKRVVTTALLAAPLCALLAWAIASAATRPLGRLRKAAAGLDPRTTSVRLEHRPTGIVEVDDLAATLRTVLARYDEQAARTAEALDTARSFSAAASHELRNPLMSMGTNLDVLAHPALPGAERAEVVADLRREHGRLLGMLVALRELGRGDLVEADAFRALDVAEVADAAVAEARRHAPDAVINLRAEPAPVRGWEPGIRILLDNLLGNALAHGRDARGRAEITVGVGLAGGHVLITVDDRGPGIAPDARQEVFRRFHRGPGSTGSGLGLTLVAQQAALHRGSVELAGATGGAGTRCTVRLPALDAAPEGELPARRDWLTVTAERSQGSHKEPS; encoded by the coding sequence GTGAGGCTCGCCACCCGGATCGCACTCGCCGTCGGCGTCACCGTCCCGCTCCTGGTCCTCGCCTGCGGCTGGCTGCTGCTCACCCTCGTCGCCCGCGACCTGCACCACGCCGAGGACAGCCACCTGCGGAGCCGGGCCACCGCCGTCGCCCAGGACGCGCGCACCCTGCTGCGGGCCGCCGCCAACGACCGGCCTTCCGCCGAGGAGAACCGCCAACGCAGGCTGTTCAACAGCGCGTTGGACGTCGGCGTACGGCTCGTCGGGCCCGACGGCACGTACAGCGGCGGCCCCCAGCCCGACCCTTCGGTGGCGCTTCCCGCCGTCACGAGAGCGCCGGTCACCGTGCGCGGCGGCGGGCGCAGCTGGCGGGCGTACGCGCTGCCCGTCACGGGGGCTCAGGTCTCCGGCACCCTGTGGGTGTTCGAGCCGGACACCGCGAGCCGCGCGCAGATCGCCCTGGTTCGCAAGCGCGTGGTGACGACCGCGCTGCTCGCCGCCCCGCTCTGCGCGCTGCTCGCCTGGGCGATCGCGAGCGCCGCGACCCGCCCGCTCGGCCGGCTGCGCAAGGCGGCGGCCGGGCTGGACCCGCGGACCACCTCGGTACGCCTGGAACACCGGCCGACCGGGATCGTCGAGGTCGACGACCTGGCCGCCACCCTCCGGACGGTCCTCGCCCGGTACGACGAGCAGGCCGCCCGCACCGCCGAGGCGCTGGACACCGCCCGCTCGTTCTCCGCGGCCGCCTCGCACGAACTGCGCAACCCACTGATGAGCATGGGCACCAACCTCGATGTGCTGGCCCACCCCGCGCTGCCCGGCGCCGAGCGCGCCGAGGTCGTCGCGGACCTGCGGCGCGAGCACGGCCGGCTGCTCGGCATGCTGGTGGCCCTGCGCGAGCTGGGCCGAGGCGACCTGGTCGAGGCCGACGCGTTCCGGGCGCTCGACGTGGCGGAGGTCGCCGACGCCGCGGTCGCCGAGGCCCGCAGGCACGCCCCGGACGCGGTGATCAACCTGCGCGCGGAGCCCGCGCCGGTCCGCGGCTGGGAGCCGGGCATCCGCATCCTGCTCGACAACCTGCTGGGCAACGCGCTGGCCCACGGCAGGGACGCGCGGGGCCGCGCCGAGATCACGGTGGGCGTGGGGCTCGCGGGCGGCCACGTGCTGATCACCGTCGACGACCGGGGGCCCGGCATCGCGCCGGACGCCCGCCAGGAGGTGTTCCGCCGCTTCCACCGGGGGCCGGGAAGCACCGGCTCGGGGCTCGGGCTCACCCTGGTCGCGCAGCAGGCGGCGCTGCACCGCGGGAGCGTCGAGCTGGCCGGGGCGACGGGCGGGGCCGGCACGCGCTGCACGGTGCGGCTGCCGGCCCTCGATGCGGCCCCGGAGGGTGAACTGCCCGCTCGGCGGGACTGGTTGACGGTCACGGCGGAGCGGTCACAAGGTTCCCACAAAGAGCCCTCCTAG